From Streptomyces zhihengii, the proteins below share one genomic window:
- the glgX gene encoding glycogen debranching protein GlgX, which yields MPAALGQAAGPRGRPAGGPARPVWPGAPTPLGARYRVGPDGAAGTNFALWAGGAEGVELCLFDGPGPSAAETRMPLTELTHGIWHGFVPGIGPGQRYGFRVQGRWDPWTGARWNPAKLLLDPYARAVDGDFALPPQVYGHVRDWPEQHVADTVRDDRDSAPYVPKAVVVHDEAGGQDEWMDDRRPKTPWADSVIYEVHVRGFTRRHPGIPEELRGTYAGLAHPAAIEHLTGLGVTAVELLPVHQFAHEDHLLRRGLVNYWGYNSIGYFAPHAGYAATGTAGQQVGEFKRMVRALHEAGIEVILDVVYNHTAEAGELGPTLSLKGVDNRGYYRLQQDARRYADYTGCGNTLHVVQPHVLRLITDSLRYWVTEMGVDGFRFDLAAALARSMHDVDMLSPFLAVIAQDPVLRRVKLIAEPWDVGNGGYQVGAFPPLWTEWNDRYRDAVRDFWRGALPDVRDLGYRLSGSSDLYAWGGRRPHASINFVTAHDGFTLRDLVSYDHKHNEANGEGNRDGTNDNRSWNCGAEGETDDPEVNALRRRQMRNLITTLLLSTGVPMLVAGDEMGRTQGGSNNAYCQDNETSWLDWSLPDGEPGRGLLALTRRLLALRQAHPVLRRRAFFSGRPQAPDGLRDLAWFTVRGAEMTEADWYARSATLALFLSGRDIPGRDARGEQVTDDSFLTVLHAGADPVDFRLPGPPWAQSYELVLDTSREEQTEAPGTVHEGGAVVTVPARSVLLLRVRG from the coding sequence GTGCCGGCCGCCCTCGGACAGGCGGCCGGCCCGCGGGGACGCCCGGCCGGCGGCCCGGCCCGGCCGGTCTGGCCGGGTGCCCCGACACCGCTGGGGGCCCGGTACCGGGTGGGACCGGACGGTGCCGCCGGGACCAACTTCGCCCTCTGGGCAGGCGGGGCGGAGGGCGTGGAGCTGTGCCTCTTCGACGGCCCCGGGCCCTCGGCGGCCGAGACCAGGATGCCGCTGACGGAGCTGACCCACGGGATCTGGCACGGCTTCGTGCCCGGCATCGGCCCCGGGCAGCGCTACGGCTTCCGGGTGCAGGGCCGCTGGGACCCGTGGACGGGCGCCCGCTGGAATCCGGCCAAACTGCTCCTCGACCCGTACGCCCGCGCGGTGGACGGCGACTTCGCGCTGCCGCCGCAGGTGTACGGGCACGTCCGGGACTGGCCGGAGCAGCATGTCGCCGACACCGTCCGCGACGACCGGGACTCGGCGCCGTACGTGCCGAAGGCAGTCGTGGTGCACGACGAGGCGGGCGGCCAGGACGAGTGGATGGACGACCGCAGGCCCAAGACCCCTTGGGCCGACTCCGTCATCTACGAGGTGCACGTGCGCGGCTTCACCCGGCGGCACCCCGGGATCCCCGAGGAACTGCGGGGCACCTACGCGGGGCTGGCCCACCCCGCGGCGATCGAGCACCTGACCGGGCTCGGGGTGACGGCGGTCGAGCTGCTGCCGGTGCACCAGTTCGCCCACGAGGACCATCTGCTGCGCAGGGGCCTGGTCAACTACTGGGGCTACAACTCCATCGGCTACTTCGCCCCGCACGCCGGCTACGCGGCGACGGGCACGGCGGGGCAGCAGGTCGGCGAGTTCAAGCGGATGGTGCGGGCGCTGCACGAGGCCGGCATCGAGGTGATCCTCGACGTCGTCTACAACCACACCGCCGAGGCGGGCGAACTCGGCCCGACGCTGTCGCTGAAGGGCGTCGACAACCGCGGCTACTACCGGCTCCAGCAGGACGCCCGCCGGTACGCCGACTACACCGGCTGCGGCAACACCCTGCACGTGGTGCAGCCCCATGTGCTGCGGCTGATCACCGACTCGCTGCGGTACTGGGTCACGGAGATGGGCGTCGACGGCTTCCGCTTCGACCTGGCGGCCGCCCTCGCCCGCTCCATGCACGACGTGGACATGCTCTCCCCGTTCCTCGCCGTGATCGCCCAGGACCCGGTGCTGCGGCGGGTGAAGCTGATCGCCGAGCCGTGGGACGTGGGCAACGGCGGCTACCAGGTGGGGGCGTTCCCGCCGCTGTGGACGGAGTGGAACGACCGCTACCGCGACGCGGTGCGGGACTTCTGGCGGGGCGCGCTGCCCGATGTGCGGGACCTCGGCTACCGGCTGTCCGGGTCGAGCGACCTGTACGCCTGGGGCGGCAGGCGCCCGCACGCGTCGATCAACTTCGTCACCGCCCACGACGGCTTCACCCTGCGGGACCTGGTGAGCTACGACCACAAGCACAACGAGGCGAACGGCGAGGGCAACCGCGACGGCACGAACGACAACCGCTCCTGGAACTGCGGCGCCGAGGGCGAGACCGACGACCCCGAGGTCAACGCGCTGCGGCGGCGCCAGATGCGCAATCTGATCACCACCCTGCTGCTGTCCACGGGGGTGCCGATGCTGGTCGCCGGCGACGAGATGGGGCGCACCCAGGGCGGCAGCAACAACGCGTACTGCCAGGACAACGAGACGAGCTGGCTGGACTGGTCGCTGCCGGACGGGGAGCCGGGCCGGGGGCTGCTCGCCCTCACCCGCCGGCTGCTCGCCCTGCGCCAGGCCCATCCGGTGCTGCGCAGGCGGGCCTTCTTCTCCGGGCGCCCGCAGGCCCCCGACGGGCTGCGGGACCTGGCCTGGTTCACGGTGCGGGGCGCGGAGATGACCGAGGCCGACTGGTACGCCCGGTCGGCGACGCTGGCGCTGTTCCTGTCGGGCCGCGACATCCCGGGGCGGGACGCGCGGGGCGAGCAGGTGACCGACGACAGCTTCCTGACGGTGCTGCACGCCGGGGCGGATCCGGTGGACTTCCGGCTGCCGGGGCCGCCGTGGGCCCAGTCGTACGAGCTGGTGCTGGACACCTCGCGGGAGGAGCAGACCGAGGCGCCGGGCACGGTGCACGAGGGCGGTGCCGTGGTCACCGTGCCCGCGCGGTCGGTGCTGCTGCTGCGGGTGCGCGGCTGA
- a CDS encoding ADP-ribosyltransferase has product MITSRLRRRAAVVALSLSALLAPAAASASAGAAPAPAAAPAAARAVPAAAVAAACPVVSDRLHAAADRRVDVGRITPEPAYRSTCGQLYRADGRGPEIVFEQGFHPKAPLDGQYDIEKYVLVNQPSPYVSTTYDHDLYKQWKSAWNYYIDAPGGVDVNRTIGDTHKWADQVEVAFPGGIAREFVVGVCPVDRKTKREIMAECVDNPHYEPWRS; this is encoded by the coding sequence ATGATCACTTCCCGTCTGCGGCGCCGGGCCGCCGTCGTCGCGCTGTCCCTGTCCGCACTCCTCGCCCCCGCCGCCGCCTCCGCCTCGGCGGGCGCGGCACCGGCCCCCGCCGCGGCTCCTGCCGCCGCCCGGGCCGTCCCCGCCGCCGCTGTTGCCGCCGCGTGCCCCGTCGTCTCGGACCGCCTCCACGCCGCCGCCGACCGTCGGGTGGACGTCGGGCGGATCACGCCGGAGCCCGCCTACCGCAGCACCTGCGGGCAGCTCTACCGCGCGGACGGCCGCGGCCCGGAGATCGTCTTCGAGCAGGGCTTCCACCCCAAGGCGCCGCTCGACGGCCAGTACGACATCGAGAAGTACGTCCTGGTCAACCAGCCCTCCCCGTACGTCTCCACCACCTACGACCACGACCTGTACAAGCAGTGGAAGAGCGCCTGGAACTACTACATCGACGCCCCCGGCGGCGTGGACGTGAACCGGACCATCGGCGACACCCACAAGTGGGCCGACCAGGTCGAGGTCGCCTTCCCCGGCGGCATCGCGCGCGAGTTCGTCGTCGGTGTCTGCCCGGTCGACAGGAAGACCAAGCGGGAGATCATGGCCGAGTGCGTGGACAACCCGCACTACGAGCCCTGGCGCAGCTGA
- a CDS encoding EF-hand domain-containing protein, giving the protein MADIEAARKAFDRYDADGDGFITAAEYKTAMAQMGDWNVTESVAEAVIAAQDTDKDKLLSFDEFWAHLNKA; this is encoded by the coding sequence GTGGCGGACATCGAGGCAGCACGCAAGGCGTTCGACCGTTACGACGCGGACGGCGACGGCTTCATCACGGCGGCCGAGTACAAGACGGCGATGGCCCAGATGGGCGACTGGAACGTCACGGAGTCCGTGGCCGAGGCCGTGATCGCCGCGCAGGACACCGACAAGGACAAGCTCCTGTCGTTCGACGAGTTCTGGGCCCACCTGAACAAGGCCTGA
- a CDS encoding ATP-binding protein gives MAGLEGAGPPRQRASATAARWIPAVDDEQALKALELYGNPTEGEVRLPSRPESAGIARRLTQGVVLRQWALPAQTCEHAVLLVSELVGNAVRHTGARVFGLRMVRRRGWIRIEVRDPSRGLPCLMPVQEMDTSGRGLFLVDTLSDRWGVDLLPRGKTTWFEMRTADR, from the coding sequence ATGGCGGGCCTGGAGGGTGCGGGACCACCGCGGCAGCGTGCGAGCGCGACCGCCGCTCGGTGGATCCCGGCCGTGGACGACGAACAGGCGCTCAAGGCGCTGGAGTTGTACGGCAATCCGACGGAGGGCGAGGTACGGCTGCCGTCCCGTCCGGAATCGGCGGGCATCGCGCGGCGGCTCACCCAGGGCGTGGTGCTGCGGCAGTGGGCGCTGCCCGCCCAGACGTGCGAACACGCCGTCCTGCTCGTCTCCGAACTGGTGGGCAACGCCGTCCGGCACACCGGCGCCCGGGTGTTCGGGTTACGGATGGTGCGCCGGCGCGGCTGGATCCGGATCGAGGTGCGCGATCCGTCCCGGGGGCTGCCCTGTCTGATGCCGGTCCAGGAGATGGACACCAGCGGCCGGGGGCTCTTCCTGGTGGACACGCTCTCCGACCGGTGGGGCGTCGATCTGCTCCCGCGCGGCAAGACCACCTGGTTCGAGATGCGCACGGCCGATCGCTGA
- a CDS encoding L,D-transpeptidase: MRHVLKRAGRRAGLALAGAGLIAGLAACTGAGDGGEGKPRSPDETIQVTPRDGAKDVGPDGPLAVRLAGGRLERVEVTRVEAAGSAEVPGRISGDGLRWAPEEGARLGLAAKYSVDVVALDEQGRRTARHTTFTTAVPERRFIGYFKPENRSTVGTGMIVSFSFNRAIENRAAVERAIRVTSDPPVEVAGHWFGAERLDFRPRAYWKPGTKVTVDMRLRDVAAAPGSYGIQQKRITFTIGRSQVSTVDAEAHTMRVVRDGALLAKVPITAGAPRTTTYNGKMVVTEMYDVTRMNGATVGFTTKDGRGEYDIKDVPHAIRLTTSGTFLHGNYWAEPETFGSENVSHGCVGLRDDKGGSSESPAGWFFDRTLIGDVVEVVNSKDRTVAPDNGLGGWNLDWERWRAGSALR, translated from the coding sequence GTGAGACATGTACTGAAGCGGGCAGGGCGGCGGGCGGGGCTCGCACTGGCAGGGGCCGGGCTGATCGCGGGGCTCGCCGCGTGCACCGGCGCGGGGGACGGCGGCGAGGGCAAGCCGCGCTCGCCCGACGAGACCATCCAGGTGACGCCGCGGGACGGCGCGAAGGACGTCGGCCCGGACGGCCCGCTCGCCGTCCGGCTGGCCGGCGGCCGGCTGGAGCGGGTGGAGGTGACCCGGGTCGAGGCGGCGGGCAGCGCCGAAGTGCCGGGGCGCATCTCCGGCGACGGGCTGCGCTGGGCGCCGGAGGAAGGCGCCCGGCTGGGGCTCGCGGCCAAGTACAGCGTCGACGTGGTCGCCCTCGACGAGCAGGGGCGGCGCACCGCCCGGCACACGACGTTCACCACGGCCGTCCCCGAGCGCCGTTTCATCGGCTACTTCAAGCCGGAGAACCGCTCCACCGTCGGCACCGGCATGATCGTCTCGTTCTCGTTCAACCGGGCGATCGAGAACCGGGCGGCCGTCGAACGGGCGATCCGGGTGACGTCCGATCCGCCGGTGGAGGTCGCCGGCCACTGGTTCGGCGCCGAGCGGCTCGACTTCCGGCCGCGGGCGTACTGGAAGCCGGGCACCAAGGTGACGGTCGACATGCGGCTGCGCGACGTGGCGGCGGCCCCCGGGTCCTACGGCATCCAGCAGAAGAGGATCACGTTCACCATCGGGCGCTCGCAGGTGTCCACGGTCGACGCCGAGGCGCACACCATGCGGGTGGTGCGCGACGGCGCGCTGCTGGCGAAGGTCCCGATCACCGCGGGAGCGCCCAGGACCACCACGTACAACGGGAAGATGGTGGTCACCGAGATGTACGACGTGACCCGGATGAACGGCGCGACGGTCGGCTTCACCACGAAGGACGGCCGCGGCGAGTACGACATCAAGGACGTGCCGCACGCGATCCGGCTCACCACGTCGGGCACCTTCCTGCACGGCAACTACTGGGCCGAGCCGGAGACCTTCGGCAGCGAGAACGTCTCCCACGGCTGTGTCGGCCTGCGGGACGACAAGGGCGGCAGCAGCGAGTCCCCGGCCGGCTGGTTCTTCGACCGGACCCTGATCGGCGACGTGGTCGAGGTCGTCAACTCCAAGGACCGCACGGTCGCGCCGGACAACGGTCTGGGCGGCTGGAACCTCGACTGGGAGCGCTGGCGGGCCGGTTCGGCCCTGCGCTGA
- a CDS encoding L,D-transpeptidase: protein MNGQPISGASVRTGRRRGGARLSALALGALLVLTACGGGDDGKDGARSDGKGGGTVENAASQAVVDIAPKDGADAVATTGALKVTAEKGKLTTVTVQDDKGTAVEGKISADGASWEPLHHLAGSTKYKVHAVAKDADGRESAKDTTFTTLVPQNTFIGHYTPENGSTVGVGMPVSINFTRGITNPEGVEKAIKVTAEPAVPVEGHWFGNDRLDFRPEKYWAAGTKVTVKLNLDGVEGREGVYGKQAKTFTFTIGRSQVSTVDAAAHTMSVVRDGKEIKNVPITAGAPSTTTYNGQMVISEKYKVTRMNGATVGFGGEYDIKDVPHAMRLSTSGTFVHGNYWASAGTFGSANVSHGCIGLRDVRGGYDKGMPSAWFYDNSIIGDVVVVKNSKDKQIAPDNGLNGWNMSWAEWTK from the coding sequence GTGAACGGGCAGCCGATTTCGGGGGCATCGGTCCGGACCGGACGCAGGCGCGGGGGCGCCAGGCTGTCCGCTCTGGCGCTGGGGGCGCTGCTGGTGCTGACGGCCTGCGGTGGCGGCGACGACGGCAAGGACGGCGCGCGGTCCGACGGCAAGGGCGGCGGGACGGTGGAGAACGCCGCCTCCCAGGCCGTGGTGGACATCGCGCCGAAGGACGGCGCCGACGCCGTCGCGACGACGGGCGCGCTGAAGGTGACCGCGGAGAAGGGCAAGCTGACCACGGTCACGGTGCAGGACGACAAGGGCACCGCGGTGGAGGGGAAGATATCCGCCGACGGCGCGAGCTGGGAGCCGCTGCACCACCTGGCGGGCTCCACCAAGTACAAGGTCCACGCGGTGGCGAAGGACGCGGACGGCCGTGAGTCCGCCAAGGACACCACGTTCACCACGCTGGTCCCGCAGAACACCTTCATCGGCCACTACACGCCGGAGAACGGTTCGACCGTCGGCGTCGGCATGCCGGTCTCCATCAACTTCACCCGGGGCATCACCAACCCCGAGGGCGTCGAGAAGGCGATCAAGGTCACGGCCGAGCCCGCCGTGCCCGTCGAGGGCCACTGGTTCGGCAACGACCGCCTCGACTTCCGTCCCGAGAAGTACTGGGCGGCCGGCACCAAGGTGACCGTCAAGCTCAACCTCGACGGCGTCGAGGGCCGAGAGGGCGTGTACGGCAAGCAGGCCAAGACCTTCACCTTCACCATCGGCCGCTCCCAGGTCTCCACCGTGGACGCGGCGGCCCACACGATGAGCGTCGTGCGGGACGGCAAGGAGATCAAGAACGTCCCGATCACCGCGGGCGCGCCGTCGACCACCACGTACAACGGCCAGATGGTCATCAGCGAGAAGTACAAGGTGACCCGGATGAACGGCGCCACCGTGGGCTTCGGCGGCGAGTACGACATCAAGGACGTGCCCCACGCGATGCGGCTGTCCACCTCGGGCACCTTCGTGCACGGCAACTACTGGGCCTCGGCCGGGACCTTCGGTTCGGCGAACGTCAGCCACGGCTGCATCGGCCTGCGGGACGTGCGCGGCGGCTACGACAAGGGCATGCCCTCGGCGTGGTTCTACGACAACTCCATCATCGGCGACGTCGTGGTCGTGAAGAACTCCAAGGACAAGCAGATCGCCCCCGACAACGGGCTGAACGGCTGGAACATGTCCTGGGCCGAGTGGACGAAGTAG
- a CDS encoding enoyl-CoA hydratase/isomerase family protein, translated as MTVSLEVSEGVGTIRLDRPPMNALDIAVQDRLRELAGEATRRDDVRAVILYGGERVFAAGADIKEMQNMDHTAMVLRSRGLQEAFTAVARIPKPVVAAVTGYALGGGCELALCADYRIAAENAKLGQPEILLGLIPGAGGTQRLSRLIGPSRAKDLIFTGRMVKAEEALSLGLVDRVVPAAEVYEQALAWAGRLAKGPALALRAAKESVDAGLETDIETGLAIERNWFAGLFATEDRERGMRSFVEEGPGKAKFS; from the coding sequence ATGACTGTTTCCCTCGAAGTCTCCGAAGGCGTCGGCACGATCCGCCTGGACCGGCCCCCGATGAACGCCCTGGACATCGCCGTCCAGGACCGGCTCCGCGAGCTCGCCGGGGAGGCGACCCGGCGCGACGACGTGCGGGCCGTGATCCTCTACGGAGGCGAGCGGGTGTTCGCGGCGGGCGCGGACATCAAGGAGATGCAGAACATGGACCACACGGCGATGGTCCTGCGCTCCCGGGGTCTCCAGGAGGCCTTCACCGCCGTCGCCCGCATCCCGAAGCCCGTGGTGGCCGCCGTGACCGGTTACGCCCTCGGCGGCGGCTGCGAGCTGGCGCTCTGCGCCGACTACCGGATCGCCGCCGAGAACGCGAAGCTCGGTCAGCCGGAGATCCTTCTCGGCCTCATCCCGGGCGCCGGCGGCACCCAGCGCCTGTCCCGGCTGATCGGCCCCTCCCGCGCCAAGGACCTGATCTTCACGGGCCGGATGGTCAAGGCGGAGGAGGCCCTGTCGCTGGGGCTCGTCGACCGCGTCGTGCCCGCCGCCGAGGTGTACGAGCAGGCGCTCGCGTGGGCGGGCAGGCTGGCGAAGGGCCCCGCGCTGGCGCTGCGGGCCGCGAAGGAGTCGGTGGACGCCGGTCTGGAGACCGACATCGAGACCGGTCTCGCCATCGAACGGAACTGGTTCGCGGGCCTGTTCGCCACCGAAGACCGTGAGCGGGGCATGCGCAGCTTCGTGGAGGAGGGCCCCGGGAAGGCCAAGTTCTCCTGA